TGCAACTGATGCGACACACCAGACTTTTTCTGTTGCTCCAACGCACTACGACCGATAAAGTCCCGCGTCTCCGGTTGCCAAGCCACAGTCCATTCCAGACCCGCCTCCAATGGCGAGATAGTTTCATCCATATCGGCACCATAGAGACGCATACCGGCCTCTAGACGCAGGGTATCGCGCGCACCCAAACCACAGGGATGCACACCCACTGCCAACAGCGCCTGCCAAAAAGCCACCACTTCCGTTGCTGGCATCACCACTTCAAAACCATCCTCACCGGTATAGCCAGTACGGGCAATAAACCAGTCATCGACTAAAACGGCATGAAAGGGCTGTAACTCAGTTGCGGCTGTGCGTAAGCCTTCCGCTAATAACGGGATCACACGCGCCCTGGCATCAGGCCCCTGTATCGCTAACATAGCAAAATTATCACACTCTGTCAGTTGTGCGTCGAAACCCTCAATCTGTTGCCTCATCCAGGCAAGATCCTTTTCACGGGTCGAGGCATTCACCACCACACGAAAAAAATCATCCTGCAAATGATAGACAATCAGGTCATCAATCACCCCACCCTGCTCATTTAACATACAACTATAGAGCGCCTTACCCGAGGTCTTGAGACGCGCCACATCATTTGCCAACAGATATTGCAAAAAGGTACGGGCACCCCTACCCGTGATATCAACCACTGTCATATGCGAGACATCAAATAAGGCGGCATCATTACGCGTCCAGTGATGCTCCTCAATCTGTGAGCCATAATTAATCGGCATAGCCCAGCCGCCAAAATCAACCATTTTGGCTCTCGCATCAATATGCGCCTGATATAAAGGGGTTTTTTGAGTCATACTAAACATACTACCGATAAGGAAACTGCGCCCGATTATACGTCAGATCGTGCACTGATTGGAATAGCTAAGGCAGGCAGGTCATCCCCCGCATCCATCGCATACCCGGCAAACAGATTCTTCAATGGCCCCAGCGAATCGATCAGATTCAGCCCCGTATTACGCGCCCACTTTACTGCCGGCTGCTCACTACCAAACACCTCTTTAAAACCATCCATTGCCATCATCATGGTAAAGTTACTGCCGCGCCGCCAGCGTTGATAACGCCGTAGCACCCGTTCGCTACCGATATCACGACCCGCCTCACAGGCATCAATAACCACCTCAGCCAGAGCAGCGGCATCCAGCAGACCGAGATTAAGACCCTGACCCGCCAATGGATGAATAGCATGAG
This is a stretch of genomic DNA from Gammaproteobacteria bacterium. It encodes these proteins:
- the gcvT gene encoding glycine cleavage system aminomethyltransferase GcvT, encoding MTQKTPLYQAHIDARAKMVDFGGWAMPINYGSQIEEHHWTRNDAALFDVSHMTVVDITGRGARTFLQYLLANDVARLKTSGKALYSCMLNEQGGVIDDLIVYHLQDDFFRVVVNASTREKDLAWMRQQIEGFDAQLTECDNFAMLAIQGPDARARVIPLLAEGLRTAATELQPFHAVLVDDWFIARTGYTGEDGFEVVMPATEVVAFWQALLAVGVHPCGLGARDTLRLEAGMRLYGADMDETISPLEAGLEWTVAWQPETRDFIGRSALEQQKKSGVSHQLQGLLLQDRGVLRNHQKVITASGEGEITSGGFSPTLQQSIAFARLPTPVAEQCQVDIRGRLLSARVVKLPFVRNGKSCIA